The following nucleotide sequence is from Brachyspira suanatina.
ATTTATTTAAAGAATGTTTAGATCAAGTGTTTGAAGAAAAACCTGCTGAACATTTCTATGAAGTTGCTTGCAATATAGCTAAAAATTTCAAAGCAGTATTATTTCAGCAATAAATGATATTTCAAGGTGAAGGATAATTTTATAATATAGTTTTATCCTTTGCCTTTATACATCTGATATATTTTTTCTTATTTTCTCTAATATAGATGTAAATTTATTTGTATCTTCTTCGCTTAATTCTTTTACTATATTTTCTAAAACTTTACTTTCATAAGTTTCCATAATGGGAAGATTCTCTTTTGCTTTATCTGTTAGAAATAATGAAAAGGCTCTTTTATCAAGTTTATTTTCTTTTCTAATTATAAAAGATTTTGATTCCAATTTGTCTATCATAGCTTTTACTGTATTTTGATCTTTATCTAGTCTGAATGATAATTCTTTTTGAGATATTCCTTCTTCTTTGGCAAGTTCTTTTAATACTATTAACTGTTCCGGTGTAATATCAAATTCATTTATTTGTTTGCCTATATACTGATATATTTTTCTAGCAGTATAACAAACATCGTATCCTATATTTTTAATATTAAACTCCTTATATAAAAAATGCTATCATAAACTAATATTATGATAGCATATATTTTGTTTTTTGTTAATAATTGCTGTTGTTTTTTATTTATTTAATTCTTTTTCAGCTCTTTCTAT
It contains:
- a CDS encoding MarR family winged helix-turn-helix transcriptional regulator, which gives rise to MKNIGYDVCYTARKIYQYIGKQINEFDITPEQLIVLKELAKEEGISQKELSFRLDKDQNTVKAMIDKLESKSFIIRKENKLDKRAFSLFLTDKAKENLPIMETYESKVLENIVKELSEEDTNKFTSILEKIRKNISDV